A genomic segment from Nicotiana tabacum cultivar K326 chromosome 9, ASM71507v2, whole genome shotgun sequence encodes:
- the LOC107814956 gene encoding receptor-like serine/threonine-protein kinase SD1-7 isoform X2 — protein MIPSLEIIVTLEIIGLAMMIHKVLEIRLIMLKIEDCLVILHGTLQGIKIGYFLVQGKLRNGQEIAVKRLSETSTQGLEEFENEVILTAKLQHINLVKVVGFCIEKKEKMLIYEYMPNKSLDSYIYNQVRRLLLNWEKRVQVIEGIIQGLLYLQEYSRLTIIHRDLKASNILLDIDMKPKISDFGMARIFKKDEVEANTLRVVGTMGYIPPEYVEQGIYSTKSDVFSFGVLLLQIISGKKNTCLHGPDENLNLLEYAYEMWRDGNGMEFMDPSLDDKTSSCKLLKCMQISLLCAQKNPLDRPTMLEVSYLLKDVNLAMNSPKRPAFSTREDEEVGNSNGSVQEIGEVDTATITQLVAR, from the exons ATGATACCATCGTTGGAGATTATTGTTACTCTGGAAATAATTGGATTAGCTATGATGATACACAAAGTGTTAGAGATAAGGTTAATTATGTTAAAGATAGAGGACTGCTTGGTTATTTTGCATGGCACGTTGCAGGGGATCAAAATTGGGTACTTTCTCGTACAG GGAAAGTTGAGAAATGGGCAAGAAATAGCTGTGAAAAGGCTCTCAGAAACTTCTACTCAAGGattggaagagtttgaaaatgaagTGATCCTTACAGCAAAATTACAACACATAAATCTTGTAAAAGTTGTGGGTTTTTgcattgaaaaaaaagagaagatgttGATCTACGAATATATGCCGAACAAAAGTTTagatagttatatttata ATCAAGTTAGAAGATTACTTCTAAATTGGGAAAAACGAGTTCAAGTAATTGAAGGAATTATTCAAGGGCTCCTATATCTCCAAGAATACTCAAGATTAACAATTATTCATAGGGATTTAAAAGCCAGCAATATTTTATTGGATATTGATATGAAACCAAAGATTTCTGACTTTGGAATGGCAAGAATATTTAAGAAGGATGAAGTTGAAGCAAATACCCTACGAGTAGTTGGAACaat GGGTTATATTCCACCTGAATATGTGGAACAAGGCATCTATTCAACAAAATCTGATGTTTTCAGTTTTGgagttcttcttcttcaaatcatAAGTGGAAAGAAGAATACATGCCTACATGGTCCAGATGAAAACTTAAACCTTCTTGAATAC GCATATGAGATGTGGAGAGATGGTAACGGCATGGAGTTTATGGATCCATCACTTGATGATAAAACATCATCTTGTAAACTATTAAAATGCATGCAAATTTCCCTATTGTGTGCCCAAAAAAATCCATTGGATAGGCCTACAATGTTAGAAGTTTCTTATTTGTTAAAGGATGTGAATTTAGCTATGAATTCTCCCAAAAGGCCTGCATTTTCTACAAGGGAAGATGAAGAAGTTGGTAATTCAAATGGCTCAGTGCAGGAAATTGGAGAAGTTGACACTGCAACAATTACACAATTGGTTGCGCGATGA
- the LOC107814956 gene encoding class V chitinase-like isoform X1 — protein MANSVTLFSIIFSFFLLQQLVCTNSQNVIKGGYWFKDSGLELSNIDSTLFTHLFCAFADLNPQSNQLMISPENQDSFSQFTSTVQRKNPSVKTLLSIAGGRANSTAYGIMARQPNSRKSFIDSSIRLARQLGFHGLDLNWVSPLSATDMTNLGTLLKQWRTAIDTEARNSGRAALLLTAAVSYSPRGHGFNYPVESVARNLDWINLMAYDFYGPNWSPSQTNSHAQLFDPVNHVSGSDGINAWIQAGVPIRKLVLGIPFYGYAWRLVNANIYGLSAPAAGKSNVGAVNDGSMTYNQIKDYIVQSRGTTVYNDTIVGDYCYSGNNWISYDDTQSVRDKVNYVKDRGLLGYFAWHVAGDQNWVLSRTG, from the exons ATGGCTAATTCTGTAACTCTTTTCTccattattttctcatttttcctccTTCAGCAACTAGTTTGCACAAATAGCCAAAATGTTATTAAGGGAGGGTACTGGTTTAAGGACAGTGGATTAGAATTAAGCAACATAGATTCAACACTTTTCACTCATCTATTTTGTGCATTTGCTGATCTTAATCCTCAATCAAATCAGTTAATGATTTCGCCGGAAAATCAAGATTCATTCAGCCAGTTTACAAGTACAGTTCAAAGGAAAAATCCCTCAGTCAAGACTTTGTTGTCTATAGCAGGAGGAAGAGCCAATTCAACTGCCTATGGAATTATGGCTAgacaaccaaattcaagaaaaagttttattgattcatcaaTAAGATTGGCTAGACAATTAGGATTTCATGGCCTTGATCTTAATTGGGTATCTCCATTATCAGCTACAGACATGACAAACTTAG GTACTCTTTTAAAACAGTGGCGCACCGCTATCGACACGGAGGCGAGAAATTCCGGCAGGGCGGCACTGCTTCTTACAGCGGCGGTTTCCTACTCACCCCGAGGCCATGGATTCAACTACCCGGTTGAATCAGTGGCAAGAAACTTAGACTGGATTAACCTTATGGCCTATGATTTCTATGGACCAAATTGGTCACCATCACAAACCAATTCACATGCACAATTATTTGATCCTGTGAACCATGTTAGTGGAAGTGATGGAATTAATGCATGGATTCAAGCTGGTGTTCCAATACGAAAATTGGTACTTGGAATTCCATTTTATGGCTATGCGTGGCGATTAGTTAACGCGAATATTTACGGTCTCAGTGCGCCTGCTGCCGGAAAATCAAATGTTGGTGCGGTCAACGATGGGTCGATGACTTATAACCAAATTAAGGATTATATAGTGCAGAGTCGCGGCACGACCGTGTATAATGATACCATCGTTGGAGATTATTGTTACTCTGGAAATAATTGGATTAGCTATGATGATACACAAAGTGTTAGAGATAAGGTTAATTATGTTAAAGATAGAGGACTGCTTGGTTATTTTGCATGGCACGTTGCAGGGGATCAAAATTGGGTACTTTCTCGTACAGGTTAG